In Desulfobulbaceae bacterium, one DNA window encodes the following:
- a CDS encoding outer membrane lipoprotein-sorting protein, producing MKTTIAILLLAGLQFLVPTSGESAPDVNQIIEKTNHAAYYAGDDGKAQVSMRIIDAQGRERTREFNILRRDSSDGGKQQFYVYFKKPSDVRKMVFMVHKNIDRDDDRWLYLPALSLVKRIAASDKRTSFVGSHFFYEDVSGRPPKDDTHELIEENDTYYVIKNTPKVADSVEFASYTVWIDKATFMPKKAEYINKNGEKYRLVEALETQTIQGFPTVIKSRVADLLDGGETISEFSNISYNIGLAEDIFTERYLHKPPDEARR from the coding sequence ATGAAAACCACCATTGCCATTCTTTTACTTGCCGGACTTCAGTTCCTCGTTCCCACCAGTGGAGAAAGTGCCCCAGACGTCAATCAGATCATTGAAAAAACCAACCATGCCGCCTATTATGCCGGCGATGATGGTAAAGCCCAGGTGTCCATGCGCATTATCGATGCCCAGGGCCGAGAGCGCACCCGAGAGTTTAATATTTTACGCCGCGACAGCTCTGATGGCGGCAAACAGCAGTTCTACGTCTACTTTAAAAAACCAAGCGATGTCCGTAAAATGGTCTTTATGGTGCACAAGAACATCGACAGAGATGATGACCGCTGGCTCTACCTGCCGGCTCTTTCTCTGGTTAAACGCATCGCCGCCTCAGACAAACGTACAAGTTTTGTGGGCTCCCATTTTTTCTATGAAGATGTTTCAGGCCGACCGCCCAAAGATGACACGCATGAGCTGATTGAAGAAAATGACACCTACTATGTGATCAAAAACACGCCCAAAGTTGCTGATTCTGTTGAGTTCGCCTCGTATACTGTCTGGATTGATAAAGCTACGTTCATGCCAAAGAAAGCCGAGTACATAAACAAAAATGGCGAGAAATACCGGCTGGTCGAGGCCCTGGAAACCCAGACCATACAAGGCTTCCCCACTGTAATCAAATCACGGGTTGCCGATCTACTCGATGGCGGAGAAACAATCAGCGAGTTCAGTAATATTTCATATAATATTGGCTTGGCCGAAGATATCTTTACGGAACGCTACCTTCATAAACCCCCAGATGAAGCCCGCAGGTAA